One Ascaphus truei isolate aAscTru1 chromosome 9, aAscTru1.hap1, whole genome shotgun sequence genomic region harbors:
- the LOC142502722 gene encoding inositol 1,4,5-triphosphate receptor associated 1-like isoform X1, translated as MDKGAAELVPHTTSHTMQSDLQGGKASDGIGSEESNRCSTQDRACREGESSESDEGTPIAPPPDLSVLEMLRLHRLSLTEQDAEEAFAQLSLSLRCDTFTLCRRLQVEERARDLAESNIQREMQIIRDTLQSPQCSSPRCQSISHLTLSALPALSNSVRRLSKAAECLGAAHQEARTSRAVELMVQHVENLRGRQEPREKSEEEWEDEVEATPRQLGGWSAQAPPRHRVSVSVIPKLPAACWVLRSHLPGKGMLGNISPGPEPSRGCDGERPQESVRERSRPHSLCDSLSGLGALEGQNETAIYPRGSLRRLTDEGETGRLCDTWSCNIVSMLHALPPHWLLSLTLLALSCLFLSRVLQLPKS; from the exons atggataAAGGAGCAGCAGAGCTCGTGCCTCACACTACTTCACACACAATGCAGAGTGACCTACAGGGAGGAAAAGCGTCTGATGGGATAGGGAGTGAG GAGAGCAACAGATGTAGCACTCAAGATCGtgcctgcagggagggggagagcagcgagagTGATGAGG GTACTCCAATTGCCCCTCCTCCTGATCTGTCTGTGTTAGAGATGTTGCGTCTGCACAG GCTTTCGCTGACGGAGCAAGATGCAGAG GAAGCCTTTGCACAGCTGTCCCTTTCCTTGCGTTGTGACACCTTCACGCTGTGCAGGCGGCTACAGGTGGAAGAGCGAGCAAGAGATCTGGCGGAGAGTAACATCCAGAGGGAAATGCAGATAATCAGGGACACGCTACAG TCTCCCCAGTGCTCCTCACCCCGATGTCAGTCTATTtcccacctcactctctctgctctcccagcaCTCTCCAACTCAGTGCGCAGACTCAGCAAAGCGGCAgagtgcctgggagctgctcatcaG GAGGCTCGCACATCACGTGCAGTTGAGCTGATGGTTCAGCACGTGGAGAATCTGAGAGGACGACAGGAACCGAGAGAGAAGAgtgaggaggagtgggagg ATGAGGTGGAAGCGACACCCAGACAGCTGGGCGGATGGAGTGCACAG GCTCCACCCCGGcacagggtcagtgtctcggtCATCCCCAAACTTCCTGCA GCATGCTGGGTATTAAGGTCCCATCTCCCCGGGAAG GGCATGTTGGGTAATATTTCCCCTGGGCCAGAGCCGTCAAGAGGATGCGATGGTGAGAGACCGCAAGAAAGCGTCAGAGAAAG GTCTCGCCCGCACTCTCTCTGTGACAGTCTCTCAGGGTTGGGGGCACTCGAAGGGCAGAATGAAACAGCAATCTACCCCAGGGG GTCCCTGAGGCGACTGACAGACGAGGGGGAGACTGGGAGGTTGTGTGACACGTGGTCGTGCAACAT AGTGAGCATGCTCCATGCTCTCCCACCCCACtggctcctctccctcactctccttgccctctcctgtctctttctgaGTCGTGTCCTGCAACTGCCAAAGAGCTGA
- the LOC142502722 gene encoding inositol 1,4,5-triphosphate receptor associated 1-like isoform X2: MDKGAAELVPHTTSHTMQSDLQGGKASDGIGSEESNRCSTQDRACREGESSESDEGTPIAPPPDLSVLEMLRLHRLSLTEQDAEEAFAQLSLSLRCDTFTLCRRLQVEERARDLAESNIQREMQIIRDTLQSPQCSSPRCQSISHLTLSALPALSNSVRRLSKAAECLGAAHQEARTSRAVELMVQHVENLRGRQEPREKSEEEWEDEVEATPRQLGGWSAQAPPRHRVSVSVIPKLPAGMLGNISPGPEPSRGCDGERPQESVRERSRPHSLCDSLSGLGALEGQNETAIYPRGSLRRLTDEGETGRLCDTWSCNIVSMLHALPPHWLLSLTLLALSCLFLSRVLQLPKS, encoded by the exons atggataAAGGAGCAGCAGAGCTCGTGCCTCACACTACTTCACACACAATGCAGAGTGACCTACAGGGAGGAAAAGCGTCTGATGGGATAGGGAGTGAG GAGAGCAACAGATGTAGCACTCAAGATCGtgcctgcagggagggggagagcagcgagagTGATGAGG GTACTCCAATTGCCCCTCCTCCTGATCTGTCTGTGTTAGAGATGTTGCGTCTGCACAG GCTTTCGCTGACGGAGCAAGATGCAGAG GAAGCCTTTGCACAGCTGTCCCTTTCCTTGCGTTGTGACACCTTCACGCTGTGCAGGCGGCTACAGGTGGAAGAGCGAGCAAGAGATCTGGCGGAGAGTAACATCCAGAGGGAAATGCAGATAATCAGGGACACGCTACAG TCTCCCCAGTGCTCCTCACCCCGATGTCAGTCTATTtcccacctcactctctctgctctcccagcaCTCTCCAACTCAGTGCGCAGACTCAGCAAAGCGGCAgagtgcctgggagctgctcatcaG GAGGCTCGCACATCACGTGCAGTTGAGCTGATGGTTCAGCACGTGGAGAATCTGAGAGGACGACAGGAACCGAGAGAGAAGAgtgaggaggagtgggagg ATGAGGTGGAAGCGACACCCAGACAGCTGGGCGGATGGAGTGCACAG GCTCCACCCCGGcacagggtcagtgtctcggtCATCCCCAAACTTCCTGCA GGCATGTTGGGTAATATTTCCCCTGGGCCAGAGCCGTCAAGAGGATGCGATGGTGAGAGACCGCAAGAAAGCGTCAGAGAAAG GTCTCGCCCGCACTCTCTCTGTGACAGTCTCTCAGGGTTGGGGGCACTCGAAGGGCAGAATGAAACAGCAATCTACCCCAGGGG GTCCCTGAGGCGACTGACAGACGAGGGGGAGACTGGGAGGTTGTGTGACACGTGGTCGTGCAACAT AGTGAGCATGCTCCATGCTCTCCCACCCCACtggctcctctccctcactctccttgccctctcctgtctctttctgaGTCGTGTCCTGCAACTGCCAAAGAGCTGA
- the SMPD2 gene encoding sphingomyelin phosphodiesterase 2 isoform X3 produces the protein MKPHHTVLDTVQLRIFDLNCWALRIISKKRKERVGLIGRLVSEGGYDLVLLQEIWSDSDYAELKERLSRSHPHAHYFKSGVIGSGLCAFSRFPIIDCLQHQFSLNGLPYMVNHGDWFCGKAVGLIKLQAHGFRCHVYITHLHAEYCRDRDSYQPHRILQSWELAQFIRNTSGGSDIVLLAGDLNMHPGDLGIRLLREWVGLRDAYTESIEYEGPPDGCTLLPCNPYTNPRELRDFPQGIRIDYIMFQSSPGVSVTCHRVTTSSGPTGGDTPCSDHESVTATLSLQRGAGVRGQVREEPPLTVVATLLSACQSELCSGVRSAERCRSASGFLALLCLLLFALQCSVGLLYAVGLCIPYFPPVSITLTLLLLLFLLSSASLVLHTAERRQLQSIADQMSLTERSLRKKEGSD, from the exons ggCACTTCGGATCATCAGTAAGAAGCGCAAGGAACGTGTGGGTCTGATTGGGAGGCTGGTGAGCGAGGGGGGGTACGACCTGGTTCTGCTGCAGGAG ATCTGGAGCGATTCTGATTACGCAGAGCTGAAAGAGCGCCTTTCGAGGAGCCACCCACATGCCCACTACTTCAAGAG tggGGTTATAGGAAGTGGACTCTGCGCATTTTCTCGGTTTCCGATTATTGACTGTCTCCAGCATCAATTTTCTCTGAACGGTTTACCATACATG GTCAATCACGGGGACTGGTTCTGTGGGAAGGCCGTGGGGCTGATCAAACTCCAAGCCCATGGCTTCCGGTGTCACGTGTATATTACACAT CTTCACGCTGAGTATTGTCGGGATAGAGATTCATATCAACCCCACCGCATCCTGCAGAGCTGGGAACTAGCTCAGTTTATACG GAACACCTCTGGGGGGTCAGATATCGTTTTATTAGCCGGTGACCTGAATATGCACCCAGGGGACCTTGGGATCCGCCTCCTGCGTGAATGGGTGGGGCTTAGAGACGCATACACGGAGAGCATTGAGTATGAG ggtCCCCCCGATGGCTGTACGCTGCTACCCTGTAACCCGTACACTAACCCACGGGAGCTGAGAGATTTCCCACAAGGGATCCGTATCGATTACATCATGTTCCAG TCAAGTCCGGGGGTGTCCGTGACCTGTCACCGCGTCACCACCAGCTCTGGGCCCACAGGAGGTGACACTCCCTGCTCTGATCACGAGAGCGTCACTGCCACACTGAGCCTACAGAGAGGAGCAGGGGTCAGAGGTCAAGTCAGAGAAGAGC CTCCCCTCACCGTGGTTGCTACCCTCCTCTCTGCGTGCCAGTCTGAGCTTTGCTCGGGTGTCCGTTCTGCAGAACGCTGTCGCTCCGCCTCTGGCTTCCTCGCTTTGCTGTGCTTGCTGCTCTTTGCTCTGCAGTGCTCTGTGGGCCTCCTCTATGCAGTAGGACTTTGTATCCCCTATTTTCCTCCCGTCTCCATCACCCtcacgctcctcctcctcctcttcctgctgtcctcCGCATCCCTTGTGCTGCATACTGCAGAGCGACGCcagctgcagagcattgcagacCAGATGAGCCTGACAGAGCGTAGTCTACGCAAGAAGGAAGGGTCAGACTGA
- the LOC142502722 gene encoding inositol 1,4,5-triphosphate receptor associated 1-like isoform X3, translating to MLRLHRLSLTEQDAEEAFAQLSLSLRCDTFTLCRRLQVEERARDLAESNIQREMQIIRDTLQSPQCSSPRCQSISHLTLSALPALSNSVRRLSKAAECLGAAHQEARTSRAVELMVQHVENLRGRQEPREKSEEEWEDEVEATPRQLGGWSAQAPPRHRVSVSVIPKLPAACWVLRSHLPGKGMLGNISPGPEPSRGCDGERPQESVRERSRPHSLCDSLSGLGALEGQNETAIYPRGSLRRLTDEGETGRLCDTWSCNIVSMLHALPPHWLLSLTLLALSCLFLSRVLQLPKS from the exons ATGTTGCGTCTGCACAG GCTTTCGCTGACGGAGCAAGATGCAGAG GAAGCCTTTGCACAGCTGTCCCTTTCCTTGCGTTGTGACACCTTCACGCTGTGCAGGCGGCTACAGGTGGAAGAGCGAGCAAGAGATCTGGCGGAGAGTAACATCCAGAGGGAAATGCAGATAATCAGGGACACGCTACAG TCTCCCCAGTGCTCCTCACCCCGATGTCAGTCTATTtcccacctcactctctctgctctcccagcaCTCTCCAACTCAGTGCGCAGACTCAGCAAAGCGGCAgagtgcctgggagctgctcatcaG GAGGCTCGCACATCACGTGCAGTTGAGCTGATGGTTCAGCACGTGGAGAATCTGAGAGGACGACAGGAACCGAGAGAGAAGAgtgaggaggagtgggagg ATGAGGTGGAAGCGACACCCAGACAGCTGGGCGGATGGAGTGCACAG GCTCCACCCCGGcacagggtcagtgtctcggtCATCCCCAAACTTCCTGCA GCATGCTGGGTATTAAGGTCCCATCTCCCCGGGAAG GGCATGTTGGGTAATATTTCCCCTGGGCCAGAGCCGTCAAGAGGATGCGATGGTGAGAGACCGCAAGAAAGCGTCAGAGAAAG GTCTCGCCCGCACTCTCTCTGTGACAGTCTCTCAGGGTTGGGGGCACTCGAAGGGCAGAATGAAACAGCAATCTACCCCAGGGG GTCCCTGAGGCGACTGACAGACGAGGGGGAGACTGGGAGGTTGTGTGACACGTGGTCGTGCAACAT AGTGAGCATGCTCCATGCTCTCCCACCCCACtggctcctctccctcactctccttgccctctcctgtctctttctgaGTCGTGTCCTGCAACTGCCAAAGAGCTGA